The window tttgacttgaacctcttggtatttatgttatagatagggctttcaaggtctagattatagagtccgtttatcagaggtgcactacaatagaacatatcttttaaataaatagaacaacatttgtccttaattataaaagagaaacatttcttgtccaaacaagaaactgaaattatgttcttagttaaagcagacacataacaacattcatctaattctaatacaagccagagggcagagatagatgataagttcctacaacaatagcagcaacccgtgctccattgtctattcgtaggtccacctcgcccttcgccaatgccctgctatttctcaacgcctgcacattagtataaatgtgagaagcacatccggtatctaatactcatgatgaagaaatagatagattgacttctataacatatatacctgaagtggaagcctcacttcgcttcttcttaagatcttccaagtacaccttgcattttctcttccagtgcccggtctgaccgcagtggaagcatgtagcatccttggcgacccctcctttaggcttcagtgctttgcctttgcccttggcttgagactttcctttgcctttgggcttgcccttgcccttgtgtttttgaaccatcagaacagagtggggcttagccttcttaaggttcaactcagcagttcttaacatgctaagcagctcgggcagtggcttatcgatttcgttcatgttgtagtttagaacgaattgactatagctatctgacaaggattgcaagatcaggtcagtggccagctcttggccaagtgggaatcccaacctctgtaggttttttatgtacccaatcattttgagtacatatgggcctacgggagccccatctgacatcttgcactgaaatagtgcccttgagatctaaaatctctcgtgcctcgcttgtccttgatacagttgacgaagatgttcaaccatatcgtaagcgcccatcaactcgtgttgcttctgaagctcagagttcatggtcgcgagcattagacaggacagatctaatgcgtcatcttaatgcttcttgtaagcatctttgtctgctcgcgtggcattagcaggaggagcctcaggaatgggctgctccagaacgtacagtttacgttcctgggtgagaattattctcaagttcctgtaccagtccaggaaatttgttccgttgagcttgtccttctcaaggacagaacgcagggagaaagagttcgtattcgacgtcatggttatctataacagaaaatgcagaaaataaatatcgtattcttttaaatcatttaattaggtctttaattaaatgatgctcccactgaattctataattcatgtgggacaagatccacatcatactacgccttgagttagctttggttaaatcgcccaagacttagtatgattggtaggtaacgatttaccaattacatctctatgcaactcttgtttataggattattatccacagttatataaaaacttgagttagctttggctaatacacccaagaattaatataaatgtgatttatgtcctatctttccaaccgttggaagaatgcctacagttaaacttgatttaactagttgtactcaatcaaattgagtctctactcacccatgcgttgataggcgggaaagagtgtccctctgtaccctaccaagataatatgcgttgctctgctttggcagattcaacaacacatgtgatcaaggtagtgataggtatcacggcacggtaggcattagagttgatgcgattgagatctaatctaatcgagagggtgcatcttgtacacgatttagatctaatctaatcgttaggcactaattaattactaatcatgcatcatatacacataagcaattaattaaatttatttgtgattagtcatggccctactacgatcttctcaagccaatgagaagatcggatggtcaacctaaggtcaacagcttctcaagctccttcccttgaccaccttgtgttgctcgcaccctcctcgtaactccgtctcgagtggaccttccacggctccattTTTctaaattacaattttgaaactcgagttacattcgagtctaaactaattttataacaagaataaatggataaaggcacgatgcgcaggtcgcgtatcaaatatatagCACACagaacacaaatgacggcgcgcaggccgtaatataaattacaacacaaatccaatcagattgggtctttttgggccaagaatatcacaaattatacataattctaaattatgtaatttccataattttctgtaatttaaatactaatttttataatttttacgagtaaaatttcccggtggtcccctttagcaattttcgggcgcaatcgcggaacgaatccccttgcggggccaggggcagcgtccctacccacgatctaaccatcgcgagtgttccttagcgatcctacagcgccttagcccgctgtcccaaaatgatttggggcgaaatcttgtcgtttcggaaaaaaacttctcggttgtcgaaacctacaagtgtcgaaataCTTGTGGTTCgcatctacgagaaaaatacccataaaaactctaaaaatcataaaattacagaatattacagaatctatatttttcataaaaatacaaactaaactcgtacaagtcttcgcatgtggctctgataccaatgttagatttttcggaccgcgaaaatcactttttcgcgtcgcggaaaccccgaaaccccgccaccggatccgtgtgaagaataaaaatttcgaaaaacattacgagtacgagttttatgctagttctaaactagatttacaaggagaaaaccttttacccttgatgcgtgcccttcgcgagtcccgcttgtccaaggagatgccggatctcaagttgtcaaggtaaacaactctctatgcgtatccacacgaactaattaggtggagaagaccaaacaataggtgtgctagcatctagatggttcggccaaggagaagagggagaggagaaggagagcttgaggaagaagatgaatttaattcacttgaatgaaaaatgaaatccatTCACTAtggaaagtggtcggccaccatgagaagtgtaacccccattctcatttaatgtggccattaaagagatttgtaacctccatgaggtggcacacacatgtgctaaacatgatgatgtggcacatcatcattggccacttaatgccaagtcacaaatgatgtggcataaagtcaagtcaaacttgactcttcctcttctcctctcaagtcaagtcaaacttgacttaatttctctcatggttgatctaatccaaccatttaattcaagccaatttaatataatgaatctaattcatttaattaaattgattcaatgagtcataatctaaattagactcattgaacacatgaatcaacttgagtccaattcaattagtccaattaggattactcttaatccaatttgattcatcatatgaatctaatcctcttggttcatcatatgaacctaatctccatctaattttcttttgtgtgtgaccctataggttcttgtaacgttggcaatgcccctaaacccatttaagaacataagtaatgagcggtatctagcaacacatcattactacccaagttacaagaatgttgagatccaacatcaccttgtgactactaattgtgactcttcacaatatatgacaagtgtccttctatcctagacatctagattgatcaatgtgaggcatagaccgtgtcatcctctgaccaatctaaatcttgaactccaagtagactcactaaatcaaatgagctcaatatctcatattgactcatttggacatgaccatggacttcatggtctcactctatcaagaatatcgatgtcactcccgtcatataggagggatagatcagacatcactcacatccctccacataatttgttacatatccaataatcgcctttatagtccacccagttacgagtaacgtttgacgaaaccaaagtacataactccttatgtagggatccatggtgacttcaggtccaaggactagcagtcatactaatagccacatgagaatgtatatgacactcatataacaatccatgatactttctcatggtgggtcattcagtatacattctccaatacatacccatgtgtcaacttgattagggatgacaatttcacccgaacccgatggaggatccgacttccgacccgaatggaggagagtatggagggacaatcaatacctgatacccgacccgaatacccgattaaataatatatatacatatattaaagaaaattttctttttctaaaataaacttactattttttttttgatattaggaggagactatatagatgtttaatctattttcttaattatatatatatatatattttaataggttgttaattttaatatatttttgttgaatgataatagttggatagaaagaagaaaaattataactatagaagatatccaatcatttaatgggtatgggtatacccatcggagatcctatacccgatgggtatgggaacgaaggatatagaatccgacccgaacccgacccactGTCATCCctaaacttgatatctctatatccatgacttgtgagatcaagtcatcgagttgacctacatgctagtcttattgcattaacattgtccctgaatgttaatactcgactatgaatgattaagagtagtgttccctatatcatctcactatcggttcaactaaccgattgatataagtgagaaccttctactcaaggacgctattatacttagtttatttggcaccaatacaagtaagtataataactaaaacaaatacctttatttatataagaatatgatacacaagttcataatacaatcatcaaatgattgactctaggggctttaactaacaatcttcTAGATCGCATAGGACAATTCTAAAGATACTCCCAAGGTGAAAGTTATTACCTTTTGCTACATAAAAGTCGTGCAAGCTTTGCAAGAACCACTTGGCGTTGCATATTTCACCACTTCATTACTCTCCTCTGAATTCAATGGTGAGAATGACAAGGACATAGACCTAGAGGAGGTAGTCCCAAAAAGAGATTCCCTCGAATGAGGAATCTGAACTAGAAAGAATATGAGAAGTGCTACCCAACTTAGACAACATTGCAATGTCAATCCATAGAACCTCATCCAATGGCAAAACACACACTAACCATGTTAGCAGTTCGAAGGAGCATCGAAAACTTCCAACCAGACTATATAATCAATTTAAATAAGCATCTATGCAATTTGGAAGTTTTTTTCATGCATATCCTCTAAGAGAATCTGGCAACAACATGCAAACATGAACAAATTTGAAGATACCAATCTAGAAGATGAGTTACATATTCATTTCAGAATTGAGAAATCCATCCTCATTTTGCAATTCCAACAGCTACTATCTCTTGAATTGCTTGCTGTAAGAAAGCCCAAGcaacaaaatatattttaaatatcttCACATacataaaaaggaaaagggaaaaaaaatctgGGTGTAAATTAACCTTGATACAGGTCAGTGCATAATGAATATCCCCCTCTGAGATCTGGAAATGTATGACAACCCTCAAACTGAAAGGAAAATTGATTAATTTGATGGATATTGAAACTTCAAGAAGTGATTGTGTTGATATGAAAGTAAAACTGCACCTGGTTGAGCTAGTTGGCATAGCAAGTACACCAAACTTTCCGAGAGTTTCACATAGACTTACAGGTGAAATCACTGAAGGATCAGCGACATCGAAGAAGACCTGTTACCATATGAAGAAATTATATCTGAAGTTCTTAGAGAAATAAGTGGCAATACTGCTGGGAAACAAGTTGCATCACTACCAACCATATTGGTCTCCACTGAACTTGCATTCACACGAAATTGTTTGATTTCCTTCAGTCCATCTGAAATTGTCAGAACCATTTCGTGATGCATTCATAATATGATACACTTTCAATACATTTCAGCATCAATAACTTTTCTCCAGTAAAACACTACAATTACAACTAGTTGACATTAGGGAAAGGGGAAATAAAGAACCTGCAAATATTTTTGCTTTTCTGTGGTCATCCTCGAGCTTTACAATGTTTTCTTGTAAAGCAACAAAAGCCGCAGCACAAAGAATTCCAATTTGTCGCATCCCACCACCCAGGGTTTTCCTGAGCCGTTTTGCCTAAAAAATTATCTGTTAATTACACAAAACAGCCAATAAAAGGTCATGCATTCCCTATAGGTTTATCTACCTTTGTAATGAATTCCTTTGTGCCCACAATGACGGATCCAACTGGAGCACCCAATCCTTTTGACATACAAACCTGAAGCAATCATAATTAAGAATTCAAGTTATCAACTCTAAAAACTACAGCaaactaaaaattgaaaattggttcatgggtggttcAATTTACGATACTAAAGaatagtgaaagatttgatattgaATAAATTGTGACATACCGATACAGAGTCGGCAGCTTGTACAAGTCTATGGACAGGAACACCAAGAGCCTGAAATATTATGATTTATAATAGTTAAATACTATGCTGACAGAtacatatataaatttttaatagcaAATATATTTTACAAATGGCATGACTTTTACTTTTTGTTAACACTAGTAAGTAGGAAGACACAAGAATATTGCATTTGTGTTTGTTCTGTTGACCTATTGAACATAAGCATTTTATGCATTATGAGAGTGGTTAGCAAGCCATATAAATGTGACTATCAGTAGGGAAGTTGATACTTACAACAGAAGCATTGAATATGCGAGCACCATCAATATGCAGTTTCAGGCCATGCTTTCGAGCCAACTCTCCAACCCTATCTGTGTAATCTGCTGATATGCATCTCCCACCACAACTGCAGAAAAAGTAATAGTTTTAACTTAAGAGAAATGTGGACTATTATatagaaagattaaaaaaatgaaagtaGTTTGCAAATAACAATCTTGTTTGATAAAATTTCTTGTTGTGTAGCTGTCTTTACAAATGTGATAGGTTAACAAAGAATTTCAAAGACTTGTACGGTTCTGAAAAGGTTCACTCATGTTTCAGCCTGAAAAATGAAGGTAATAGTTAAAAACCTTCCTCCACGCCTATTAATAAAAGCTTAACAAGCTCAGGAAAGTGGCAAAGATAAATCGGAAATTATTTGtctaattgaaattttaaaaaacttgtgGTCTACCAATCCAaactttaataaaattaattatgaaagcaTAATACACATGTGACATAAAGAGAGATCTCACTTTGCATGTGTATTCTCCAGGCAAATTAGCCTTGTGGTAGGATAGTAGAGGGCACCATTTGGATGCCTAATGGCTGCTTCGATCCGATCAATGTCCATCGTGCCATCAGGATTGTTCTCCACTGTCTTCGGATGAACCCCTCCGATGGTTGCTATGCCTCCATTCTCATAGACATGGATGTGGGAGTTGTCCCCCATAATGACCTCACTGCCACGTATCTCGCAATGCACCAGTACTGAGATAAGGTTGCCCATGGTGCCCGAGGGAACGAAAAGAGCAGCCTCCTTCCCCATAATCCTTGCCATCTCTTCTTCAAAGCGCTGCGCGGTTGGATCAGCGCCAAGGACATCGTCATCAACATCGGCGCTCGCCATGGCAGCTCGCATGGCCTCTGTTGGCTTTGTCACAGTGTCGGAACGCAGGTCTACTGTTCTTGTTACCATCTTCTCCTCGTCTCTTACTCcccttttcttcttaaaaatttCGAAGCCTGTTTGCTTCTATTTTACCTCCTACATTCCATATTGAATCTTTAAGCACACATGAAATCTATGAATTGAACACAACGCATGCAGCTGCTTATTTTGTTATTTGGTTGAGAAAAAAAATGATCTTATTCCTCAATCAATAAAATTAGTAACATTTCAGGCTTTAATTGTCAAAACCGAGAACCCACATGCCAATAATGGGAAGAAAATAGGATCTTTTATCTTCATTTTGGCAACAAGATGCATGTCCTAATAATCAAACTTACACGAATCCTAATAATCACTTGTATTCGAGTGAGATAGAAGAATCCGATGAAAAAAAAGAGGATATAACAAACGAATCGAAATAGAAGTACCAAATCCCAGTAAAACCACTCGAACTAatcgaatacaaagaaacaaGTCGCGATTAAATCCGATCAAAAATCCCCATTGTCTTTCCTTCCACGAACAATCCAGAGAATAAACAGGATCACGGTGCCTCGGGACTTACCCTACTCCTCCAATAATCTAGGCTGGTTCCTCGAGAACGCCGCCAGCACCCAAACACGCCTCTTTCACCTTTCGCGAGAGAAGTATCATCAACCCAACTCTCCTCCTTTCCTTTTAAAAGGGTGAAGTGGATGCGACCCTCCCGAGACCCTGAGGCATACTGTCCTCTGTCTTGAATGCTTCCAAAAGATTACTTAGCAGATTTTGGTTTATTCGGTCGCATAAATAATTCCGTAAATAAATGTGTTACGttgaaatttattattttttataaaaaccaaaaaattattaaaaacgtGTCCTATTTGATTTTTATAAACtctaaaatgtttttttaattcaatatttttaaattataaataaatatttattccaATTCAATTCGGTTGACTCGAGTCTAATTCAAAAAGGAGCTGACAAATTCAACCTTTAATTGATAAATTAGTATCAGTAAAATCAGCAGTCCAGTTAGACGTAATCCAATGAAACACGGGTGTAGTAGCTAGTCAAGTCACGTTGGCTGCCTTTAATTGTAGTGTCGTATCTCAGATTTTCTTCACTTTTAAAAATGACTTCTTAAAATGAACAATAAATTTTTTCAATTAAACCTAtaaaatacaaagtaaaatatataaattaaatggcATATAATATTCAAATATAATTGAATGGTGCTTTGAATTTAATGTGGGAGTATGTCTTTTGAATTTGCTTACTATATTGGTATGGACCAAAATGACATGAAATTGACGAGGAGGAGAGGTGCCAATGCGAATCCAACATGGTGCTCTTATCTTATTGGAGTGACATCGTTATCCAGCCACTGAGTTTGAATGCctagaattttagaattattttattatttagtatatcttaatcaaaaaaaaaatgagaaggaGAGAAAATAAGGTAGGGGATGAGGGGGACAACAGCCCGCTCAGTTCGATTTCAAGTCAGAAAGACCCAAGCCTAGAAGACTTATCTGGGGCCTAGATGGATCGTCTACCAAGCTTAGCCATATCCTAATAAGTAGCGCAGACTGGGAAAGGAACGTTGACCGGTCCTGAATCCACAAACCAGACAACGCAAAATAGTGGAGTTGGAAAAGATGGGTGAGAGGAAACATTAATGGATCATGATGCCATGAGAACGTAGGATGGTTGGGTGACCAAATATTTTgacacatcaaaaaaaaaaaaaaaaaaaattaggaatgaattatttataattatagtTGGATTATGATCCTGATTCAATTATAATTGGTTATGTGGTGATGGAGAGAAGTCTATTTAGTACGAGATCAATTGTCAGGATGAAGGCTAAAATCAAGATGGTCAATGTCCGGATATCAAAGGGTCGAATGGAGGATGATTGCAGTAGTCAGTCGGGCGGTCAGACCCTGATCGGCAGAAGATGGGTAGCAAGACGTTGAGGGAAGACCACATAACTGGTCTGAACAAGGAAAGATATGTTACTATACGGTCACCTCATAGAAGAACCACGGATACCAACAGAGCAGAGGAGTCCTGGGCAAACGGCTACCCCACTCGGCCAAGCAACGGGGCATGGCCATGGACGGAGCGGAGTCCCGATTGAACggttaccccgctcggccaagcaacgggaCCTGGCCATGGACGGAGTGGAGTCCCGGTCGAGTGGCTACCCCACTCGGTCGAGCAACGGGACCACTATAGtatctttcgacatccttttgggagatagtgccgctgacacgaggcatggtcgacaggCATATCGTACGa is drawn from Zingiber officinale cultivar Zhangliang chromosome 1B, Zo_v1.1, whole genome shotgun sequence and contains these coding sequences:
- the LOC122056337 gene encoding probable low-specificity L-threonine aldolase 1, whose protein sequence is MVTRTVDLRSDTVTKPTEAMRAAMASADVDDDVLGADPTAQRFEEEMARIMGKEAALFVPSGTMGNLISVLVHCEIRGSEVIMGDNSHIHVYENGGIATIGGVHPKTVENNPDGTMDIDRIEAAIRHPNGALYYPTTRLICLENTHANCGGRCISADYTDRVGELARKHGLKLHIDGARIFNASVALGVPVHRLVQAADSVSVCMSKGLGAPVGSVIVGTKEFITKAKRLRKTLGGGMRQIGILCAAAFVALQENIVKLEDDHRKAKIFADGLKEIKQFRVNASSVETNMVFFDVADPSVISPVSLCETLGKFGVLAMPTSSTSLRVVIHFQISEGDIHYALTCIKQAIQEIVAVGIAK